The following coding sequences lie in one Candidatus Thermoplasmatota archaeon genomic window:
- a CDS encoding GNAT family N-acetyltransferase, producing the protein MEIVDLDKELEARFLEHVRGNPLEYYFYILDWQFNREDSKFLIAREGEDIRGIMLTYKTFVAQFRGSREAVEALFPHLELRKTDIIVPLGMEDIPLRTYEPTEQHELVLMHLGKGNEKLVRTRETVQPSADDAEAIARLMRDTLPEFWGEETGEKIRESMEKAFWLVAKDGDKIVSVGNTFFADFGSNIGVVTTHEAYRNKGYATSIVSSLAEEIFQRNDKALIHVFADNHSAMHTYRKVGFRPFNSYVLIKGQRR; encoded by the coding sequence ATGGAGATCGTTGACCTGGACAAGGAACTGGAAGCGAGGTTCCTGGAGCACGTGCGGGGCAACCCGCTCGAATACTACTTCTACATACTCGATTGGCAGTTCAACCGCGAGGACTCGAAGTTCCTGATCGCACGGGAGGGCGAGGACATCCGCGGGATCATGCTCACCTATAAGACCTTCGTCGCCCAGTTCAGGGGCAGCCGTGAGGCAGTGGAGGCTCTCTTCCCGCATCTCGAGCTCCGCAAGACGGACATCATCGTCCCGCTCGGCATGGAGGACATCCCGCTAAGGACATACGAGCCGACCGAGCAGCACGAGCTTGTCCTGATGCACCTCGGTAAGGGGAACGAGAAGCTGGTGAGGACCCGCGAGACGGTCCAGCCTTCCGCTGATGACGCAGAGGCCATCGCAAGACTGATGAGAGACACCCTACCCGAGTTCTGGGGAGAGGAGACCGGAGAGAAGATCAGGGAATCCATGGAGAAGGCCTTCTGGCTCGTCGCCAAGGATGGTGACAAGATCGTCTCAGTGGGCAACACCTTCTTCGCCGACTTCGGCAGCAACATCGGAGTCGTCACCACGCACGAGGCCTACAGGAACAAGGGCTACGCGACTTCCATCGTCTCTTCATTGGCCGAGGAGATATTCCAGCGAAATGACAAGGCACTCATTCACGTCTTCGCGGACAACCATTCAGCGATGCATACGTACCGAAAGGTCGGGTTCAGGCCCTTCAACTCGTACGTGCTCATCAAGGGCCAGAGGAGGTAG
- a CDS encoding DUF3795 domain-containing protein, producing MKIGICGVACEKCPRRVSGKCPNGEDGCVPKENPFCKISTCAHNKGIDLCFECPEFPCETTKEGPIGYGFCQYISGKDF from the coding sequence GTGAAGATAGGCATCTGCGGGGTCGCGTGCGAGAAGTGCCCGAGGAGGGTGAGCGGGAAGTGTCCGAACGGGGAGGACGGCTGCGTGCCAAAGGAGAATCCCTTCTGCAAGATCAGCACTTGCGCACACAACAAGGGAATCGACCTCTGCTTCGAGTGCCCCGAGTTCCCGTGCGAGACGACCAAGGAAGGCCCCATCGGCTACGGCTTCTGTCAGTACATCTCGGGAAAGGACTTCTGA
- a CDS encoding NUDIX pyrophosphatase has translation MVGNEGEAATEPARQPVQVLVHPLRLVGWDWEFLLLRRLPSRGGFWQGVTGGVEGQESLADAARRELIEETRLQPIVLQSIDHSCSYPMDEGLRQSHPEVNEIEEHVFFAQVDGGSDPLIDPEEHDRFIWCRLEEAIELLHWPENKDALTRVEEHLRRHRARHER, from the coding sequence ATGGTAGGGAACGAAGGCGAGGCCGCAACCGAACCTGCAAGACAGCCCGTGCAAGTGCTTGTGCATCCCCTGAGGCTTGTCGGCTGGGACTGGGAGTTCCTGTTGCTCAGGCGCCTGCCCAGCCGAGGCGGCTTCTGGCAGGGAGTCACCGGAGGAGTGGAGGGACAGGAGAGTCTCGCGGATGCCGCACGGCGCGAGCTGATCGAGGAGACCCGTCTCCAACCCATCGTGCTCCAGAGCATCGACCACTCCTGTTCGTACCCCATGGACGAAGGGCTGCGGCAGTCGCATCCCGAGGTCAATGAAATCGAGGAGCATGTCTTCTTCGCACAGGTGGATGGCGGGTCTGATCCGCTCATCGATCCCGAGGAGCATGACAGATTCATCTGGTGCCGCTTGGAGGAGGCAATCGAGCTGCTCCACTGGCCAGAGAACAAGGACGCGCTCACTCGTGTGGAAGAGCATTTGAGGCGACACAGAGCGCGGCATGAGAGGTGA